The following are encoded together in the Proteiniphilum saccharofermentans genome:
- a CDS encoding OmpA family protein produces MKQFSKLFAIALLGGALVLSGCGASNTVKGGGLGAGAGAAVGAGVGAIAGGGKGAAWGAGIGAVLGGTAGAIIGNKMDKQAAELEQIEGAQVEKVNEGEAIKVTFESGILFATNSSTLNTASRASLDKFATSLQNNPDTDVKIYGHTDSTGSDAINNPLSQRRAESVYNYLVSKGVSGARMASEGFGSTQPVADNNTVDGRAQNRRVEVYILPNAKMIREAQEQAR; encoded by the coding sequence ATGAAACAATTTTCAAAATTATTTGCCATCGCCCTCTTGGGAGGCGCATTGGTGTTATCGGGTTGTGGAGCAAGCAATACGGTGAAAGGCGGAGGTCTCGGCGCAGGTGCCGGTGCAGCTGTCGGAGCCGGAGTTGGAGCCATTGCCGGAGGAGGTAAGGGTGCTGCCTGGGGTGCCGGTATAGGGGCTGTGCTGGGAGGTACTGCCGGAGCTATTATTGGTAACAAGATGGATAAGCAGGCTGCCGAACTTGAGCAGATCGAAGGAGCCCAGGTAGAGAAAGTCAATGAGGGGGAAGCTATCAAAGTTACTTTTGAATCAGGTATCCTTTTTGCCACCAATTCAAGCACCCTGAATACTGCTTCACGTGCCTCACTCGATAAGTTTGCCACTTCACTCCAAAACAACCCTGATACCGATGTGAAAATATATGGCCATACCGACAGTACAGGTAGTGACGCTATCAACAATCCGTTGTCACAACGTCGTGCCGAATCGGTATATAATTATCTCGTATCTAAAGGGGTTTCCGGTGCACGTATGGCATCTGAAGGATTCGGTTCCACACAGCCTGTGGCCGACAACAATACGGTGGACGGTCGCGCGCAAAATCGCCGTGTGGAAGTGTATATTCTTCCTAATGCCAAGATGATCCGCGAAGCACAGGAACAGGCACGATAA
- a CDS encoding GAF domain-containing protein translates to MAEDLHIPHGVSKEEVYKALYPQLQALTDGESDLIANMANITSALKEAFGFFWVGFYRVVDDKLVLGPFQGPPACTRIMYGKGVCGTAWKEGRTLIVPDVDKFPGHIACSSLSRSEIVIPVKKGDSVTAVLDVDSDRPDHFDEIDAFYLEKICSLFG, encoded by the coding sequence ATGGCAGAAGATTTACACATCCCGCACGGGGTATCCAAAGAGGAAGTATATAAAGCGTTATACCCCCAGTTGCAGGCATTGACAGATGGAGAATCCGACCTTATTGCCAATATGGCTAATATCACCTCCGCACTCAAGGAAGCCTTTGGCTTCTTCTGGGTTGGTTTTTACCGTGTAGTGGATGATAAATTGGTTCTCGGCCCTTTCCAGGGACCTCCGGCGTGTACCCGTATCATGTATGGTAAAGGAGTTTGTGGCACTGCCTGGAAAGAGGGGCGTACCCTTATTGTCCCCGATGTCGATAAGTTCCCCGGCCATATTGCTTGTAGCAGTTTGTCCCGTTCAGAGATCGTCATTCCTGTAAAGAAAGGTGATTCTGTTACAGCAGTATTGGATGTGGACAGTGACCGGCCCGATCATTTCGACGAAATCGATGCCTTCTATCTGGAAAAAATATGTAGTCTATTTGGTTAA
- a CDS encoding IS1634 family transposase produces MHVNVQLRFNSATGQEAPYYRLKESYRDVRGHVHSLIVLNIGFEPCLKPLQVKRIARALTMRFQHRHHGSLFPENKDGLSHEERLFAERYWQRMLAEGGIDRFNQKENQSKEESERYIDLDTVEHTDARNIGAEWLCKQTIDRLGLEDFLRGQGWNENAIHAALSHLIVRTVYSPSEWATHRVMKENSAACELYSGTPDWTPGINALYQMPDRLYGIKDKLERHLCQRTDNLFNIDNRIVLFDLTNFYFEGRKAGSRKARFGRSKEKRNDCRLLVLALCINREGFIRYSSILAGNTSDPKSLPGMIDKLAVKTSVTSKKTLVVIDAGISTEENLQGIKEKGYNYLCVSRTRLKDYSLSKDHRTVTVHDTRKQEITLREVQTRPEEDYYLEITSPSKAMTEASMNRQWKERFEGEMEKINEAITRKGGTKRYEKVVERVGRAIERYPSIARHYQITYLCNERKPAEMQKVNWTIKDITAIDKNTGVYFLRTNVRTFGEQTTWEYYNLIREIECTNRQLKTDLNLRPIYHQKDERSDAHLFFGLLSYWIVNTIRFQLKQSGENAYWTEIVRRMSTQKLVTTEAVNALGEKVELRQCSRPTKQAERIYSILKMKQAPFKKIKICRSQSPPRGSS; encoded by the coding sequence ATGCACGTGAATGTACAACTACGTTTCAATTCCGCCACGGGACAGGAAGCTCCTTACTATCGACTGAAGGAGTCTTATCGAGATGTGCGCGGACATGTGCATTCCCTGATTGTACTGAATATCGGTTTTGAACCATGCCTGAAGCCTCTCCAGGTCAAACGTATTGCACGTGCCTTGACTATGCGTTTTCAACACCGGCATCATGGATCTCTTTTCCCGGAAAATAAGGATGGACTTTCTCACGAAGAGCGCCTCTTTGCCGAACGATACTGGCAACGCATGCTTGCCGAAGGAGGGATCGACCGGTTCAACCAAAAAGAGAACCAATCCAAAGAAGAGTCCGAAAGGTATATAGATTTGGATACAGTAGAACATACCGATGCCCGTAACATCGGCGCGGAATGGCTTTGCAAACAAACCATTGACCGCCTGGGGCTGGAAGATTTTCTAAGAGGCCAGGGCTGGAATGAAAACGCCATTCATGCCGCTCTCTCCCATCTGATTGTCCGAACCGTTTATAGTCCATCGGAATGGGCTACACACCGTGTCATGAAGGAGAATTCCGCTGCTTGCGAACTTTATTCAGGTACTCCGGATTGGACTCCGGGCATCAATGCACTCTACCAAATGCCGGATCGTCTTTATGGGATCAAAGATAAATTGGAACGACATCTTTGCCAAAGGACGGATAACCTGTTCAATATAGATAATCGTATCGTGCTTTTTGACCTGACCAACTTCTATTTTGAAGGCCGTAAAGCAGGAAGTCGCAAAGCGCGTTTCGGACGCAGCAAGGAGAAGCGCAACGACTGTCGATTACTGGTATTGGCCTTGTGCATAAACAGGGAGGGATTTATCCGTTATTCCTCTATTCTTGCAGGCAATACCTCAGACCCCAAATCACTTCCCGGTATGATTGACAAGTTGGCTGTCAAAACCTCCGTCACCAGTAAAAAGACCTTGGTTGTAATCGATGCAGGCATCTCCACCGAAGAGAACCTGCAAGGCATAAAAGAAAAAGGATACAATTATCTTTGCGTATCCCGCACACGGTTAAAAGACTACAGCCTCTCGAAGGATCACCGGACGGTAACCGTACATGACACCAGAAAACAGGAGATTACCTTGCGGGAAGTGCAGACCCGGCCTGAAGAGGATTATTATCTGGAGATCACCTCTCCCTCAAAAGCAATGACGGAAGCCTCCATGAACCGTCAATGGAAAGAACGCTTTGAAGGTGAGATGGAGAAAATCAACGAGGCCATTACAAGGAAAGGAGGTACCAAACGTTACGAAAAAGTAGTTGAACGAGTCGGCAGAGCCATTGAGCGTTATCCCTCCATCGCGCGACATTATCAAATAACGTACCTGTGCAATGAGAGGAAACCAGCTGAAATGCAAAAAGTAAACTGGACGATCAAGGATATTACCGCAATAGACAAAAACACGGGAGTCTATTTCCTGAGAACCAACGTACGGACTTTTGGCGAACAGACGACCTGGGAGTATTATAATTTGATTCGTGAGATAGAATGCACCAACCGGCAGCTAAAAACGGATCTCAATCTACGACCCATCTATCATCAAAAGGATGAACGCAGTGATGCGCATTTATTCTTCGGACTACTTTCTTATTGGATTGTCAATACGATACGCTTTCAACTCAAGCAATCGGGAGAAAACGCTTATTGGACAGAGATTGTTCGCCGCATGTCTACGCAGAAATTGGTGACTACAGAAGCCGTCAATGCCCTGGGTGAGAAGGTGGAACTGAGACAATGCAGTCGGCCGACAAAGCAAGCGGAGAGGATATACTCCATCCTAAAGATGAAACAGGCGCCGTTCAAGAAAATAAAAATATGTAGGTCACAGTCACCGCCAAGGGGATCGTCCTGA
- a CDS encoding helix-turn-helix transcriptional regulator gives MTHYFFTVMPLFVVFFWLILFLLDIKKNGVAKRFLTLFLGVALVNYLAHWFYFNNNYSVYRLLDSVWVFTSLAVYPLYYYYIRLLTVDLKLDWKWGWILVPAILLSFFSAVLYLLMSPAELDVFTHEVLYHNREYRAGYPLLVRLQAMRLVLFKVIFAMEVLLTLYFGLRLIRLFNEKVHAFYSNVENREISKIRTLLFFLVLTALISLVSNLVGKHFFSDHPSLLALPSLAHSMALFGISYVGYRQHFSIRDLCKDQQDGECCCSVESESEAMTGMEYDLLFSKLETLFEENQIFKNPELRLNDVAQELGTNRTYLSRLIRHRRDTTFCDFVNDYRVRYAEAVLSSPEHFRLTIDEVAFNSGFSGSSSFYRAFVKKNGIPPGKFRKQV, from the coding sequence ATGACACACTATTTTTTTACCGTGATGCCCCTGTTCGTAGTTTTCTTTTGGTTGATCCTCTTTTTGCTGGACATTAAAAAAAACGGTGTTGCAAAACGGTTTCTCACACTTTTTTTAGGAGTCGCTTTGGTAAATTATCTTGCCCACTGGTTTTATTTCAACAACAACTATTCGGTTTATCGGTTGCTCGACAGCGTATGGGTGTTTACCTCCCTGGCGGTTTATCCGTTGTATTACTACTATATTCGTCTGTTGACCGTGGATTTGAAGCTCGACTGGAAATGGGGATGGATATTGGTCCCTGCAATTCTGCTCTCCTTCTTTTCCGCTGTGCTCTACCTGCTAATGAGCCCGGCTGAGCTAGATGTGTTCACACATGAGGTGCTGTATCATAACCGGGAGTACCGGGCCGGTTACCCATTGCTTGTCCGTCTCCAAGCAATGAGGCTCGTCCTGTTCAAGGTGATTTTTGCCATGGAAGTTTTGCTGACCCTCTATTTCGGGCTTCGTCTGATCAGACTTTTCAACGAGAAAGTACACGCTTTCTATTCAAACGTGGAAAACAGGGAGATCTCCAAAATCAGGACGTTGTTGTTTTTTCTGGTTTTGACAGCCCTGATTTCTTTGGTATCCAATTTGGTGGGGAAACATTTTTTTTCAGATCATCCCTCGCTTCTGGCTCTTCCCTCCCTTGCTCACTCGATGGCTCTTTTCGGTATCAGCTATGTGGGTTACCGGCAACATTTTTCTATCCGTGACCTGTGTAAGGATCAGCAGGACGGGGAGTGCTGTTGTAGCGTTGAGTCGGAGAGTGAGGCAATGACAGGGATGGAATATGACCTGCTCTTCTCGAAGCTGGAAACCCTTTTCGAGGAGAATCAGATCTTTAAAAACCCCGAACTGCGGTTGAACGATGTGGCCCAGGAGTTGGGAACCAACCGCACTTACCTGTCTAGGCTGATCCGCCACAGGCGGGACACTACCTTTTGCGATTTTGTGAACGATTACCGGGTTCGCTACGCCGAGGCGGTGCTCTCTTCACCGGAGCACTTCCGCCTGACTATCGATGAGGTTGCTTTCAACTCCGGTTTTTCCGGGAGCAGCTCCTTCTACCGCGCTTTTGTCAAGAAGAACGGAATCCCACCCGGCAAATTCAGGAAACAGGTTTAG
- a CDS encoding fimbrillin family protein produces MKRTDKTNNLIKSSLLVIGLALLGCTNEPFEQGAAPGDNVLTATIIDGEETTRTAVIDQPGIKAEVRWEVNDRIGVFGKRGGSNLLFTAGVDDILENGKKARFRTEDSMPTGEVTAYYPYREGTSIGNNSELTLTFPAIQPYTLKERVSQPYGPANFMAGKGSASGIGFRNLFALLKVGYSGTEGDRLRKVHFRDLSGRPVSGSFTVAWNEDLPEARFPESGSGPALILTVDCGEGLELDGTLHHFYLFIPPRDYTKGFEVKFVMDDGREVIKTIGTTSGKKIERSRVYPVGETVTASDEAEYKLQEDATLVDADRMDYIVDARLASYDKWVGEVKFETHTLFMTVKKEFEPRMGEVLLFNTPSKLFPEGYIGRIVSVGNPESEYIAVVAEPVADITEVFEELSLGEPIWNEDGSLNEEGGVELELGAYLSRVETPDGEAVSFTRNGSQIELSMPATRASGRKNYNYSSGNMSFTLEPGDNSEIEVSASMDLSMRLLVGIFDKKLHYFHASISPDIQLSADMSIQVEADAVDKSFHLLTAYFAPIPVPPLTIVPVIHFYGVAGVGGEVEIRAGMSYSAAMDLGFSYNSNEGFRTRSSTRASKFSENGLSFTGGELSANVHTTAGVRVDAGIKVWGVMEALCSADARIKMGYYWDVFEQTQKMSLNTESKIKGSLTTLGGVFNYETDELTLEGDPIWERYFSPLCDLYASDVNLSADSTQVHCKFKVMRHLLQPVQIGAILYSGVPYGYLESGMPYGFKPTERIMEVDFGRSYIGSGMSRREDNRVVYDDFELFEHTFPFTPEPGGYYGILPANGTIGSGNFGDMPVNSTDYYGLRYFTFRGNKLPAD; encoded by the coding sequence ATGAAGAGAACAGATAAAACAAACAACCTGATAAAATCATCCCTGCTGGTGATTGGCCTCGCACTACTGGGATGTACCAACGAGCCTTTTGAACAGGGAGCAGCTCCCGGCGACAACGTATTGACAGCTACCATCATTGACGGTGAAGAAACGACCCGAACCGCAGTGATTGATCAACCCGGCATCAAGGCAGAAGTCCGTTGGGAGGTGAACGACCGGATCGGCGTCTTCGGCAAGAGAGGGGGAAGCAACCTGCTCTTCACTGCCGGTGTGGATGACATCCTGGAAAACGGTAAAAAAGCCCGGTTCAGGACGGAAGACAGCATGCCCACGGGCGAGGTGACGGCCTATTACCCCTATCGGGAGGGAACTTCTATTGGCAACAACAGCGAGTTGACGCTCACCTTCCCGGCCATACAGCCTTATACCCTCAAGGAGCGGGTGTCGCAACCCTACGGGCCGGCCAACTTCATGGCCGGCAAGGGCAGTGCGTCGGGCATCGGCTTCCGCAACCTCTTTGCGCTGCTCAAGGTGGGTTACAGCGGTACTGAGGGTGACCGTCTGCGCAAGGTACATTTCCGGGATCTCTCGGGGAGACCGGTTAGTGGTTCTTTCACGGTGGCCTGGAACGAGGATCTCCCGGAAGCACGCTTCCCGGAGAGCGGCAGCGGCCCGGCACTCATCCTTACCGTAGACTGTGGTGAAGGGCTAGAGCTCGATGGCACCCTACACCATTTCTATCTCTTTATCCCTCCCCGCGATTATACCAAAGGGTTTGAGGTGAAATTCGTGATGGATGACGGCAGGGAAGTGATAAAGACGATCGGTACGACATCTGGAAAAAAGATTGAACGCAGCAGGGTCTACCCGGTGGGCGAGACAGTCACCGCATCGGACGAGGCGGAATATAAACTGCAGGAGGATGCTACCCTGGTCGATGCTGACAGGATGGATTACATCGTGGATGCCCGACTGGCGAGCTACGACAAGTGGGTTGGTGAGGTGAAGTTCGAGACCCATACCCTCTTTATGACGGTGAAAAAAGAATTTGAGCCCAGGATGGGTGAGGTATTGCTTTTCAATACTCCCTCCAAATTGTTCCCGGAAGGATATATCGGCAGAATCGTCTCGGTGGGCAACCCGGAAAGCGAATACATCGCCGTGGTGGCTGAACCGGTGGCAGATATCACCGAGGTATTTGAGGAGCTATCGCTGGGAGAACCGATCTGGAACGAGGATGGCTCCCTCAACGAAGAGGGTGGTGTTGAGTTGGAACTAGGGGCCTATCTCAGCCGGGTGGAAACGCCCGACGGGGAAGCGGTGAGCTTCACCCGGAACGGTTCACAAATTGAACTTTCTATGCCTGCAACAAGGGCCAGTGGAAGAAAAAACTACAACTATTCCTCCGGCAACATGAGCTTTACGCTGGAGCCTGGCGACAACTCCGAAATTGAGGTATCGGCCAGCATGGATCTCAGCATGCGGCTGCTGGTGGGCATCTTCGACAAGAAACTGCACTATTTCCATGCCAGCATATCCCCCGACATCCAGCTTTCAGCCGATATGAGCATCCAGGTGGAGGCCGATGCGGTGGACAAATCGTTTCACCTGCTAACCGCCTATTTCGCCCCCATCCCCGTGCCGCCGCTCACCATTGTACCGGTGATCCATTTTTACGGTGTTGCCGGTGTGGGGGGAGAAGTAGAGATCAGGGCAGGTATGAGCTACAGTGCCGCGATGGATCTCGGATTCTCCTACAACAGCAACGAGGGATTCAGAACCCGCAGCAGCACCCGGGCATCCAAATTCAGCGAGAATGGCCTCTCCTTCACAGGGGGTGAGCTGTCGGCTAATGTGCACACCACGGCAGGCGTAAGGGTAGATGCGGGCATCAAGGTATGGGGCGTGATGGAAGCACTTTGCAGTGCCGATGCGCGGATAAAGATGGGATACTACTGGGACGTCTTTGAACAGACCCAGAAGATGTCACTCAACACTGAGAGCAAGATCAAGGGATCGCTCACCACGCTGGGAGGAGTCTTCAACTACGAGACCGATGAACTGACACTGGAAGGAGATCCCATCTGGGAGCGGTACTTCTCTCCCCTGTGCGATCTCTATGCCAGTGATGTCAACTTGTCGGCCGACAGCACACAGGTTCATTGCAAGTTCAAGGTGATGCGCCACCTGTTGCAGCCGGTGCAGATCGGTGCCATCCTATACAGCGGTGTACCATACGGCTATTTGGAAAGCGGGATGCCGTATGGCTTCAAACCCACAGAAAGGATCATGGAGGTTGATTTCGGACGAAGTTACATTGGATCGGGCATGTCGCGACGGGAGGACAACAGGGTTGTGTACGATGATTTCGAGCTATTTGAACATACCTTTCCCTTCACGCCCGAGCCCGGAGGATATTATGGCATCCTTCCGGCTAATGGAACTATTGGCAGCGGAAATTTCGGGGATATGCCGGTAAACAGCACGGACTACTATGGACTCAGGTATTTCACCTTTCGGGGAAATAAGCTCCCGGCCGATTAA
- a CDS encoding BACON domain-containing protein, whose protein sequence is MHTPTFTLFITTLILLLLLGCGKDEIPVNGENGNGGGSKTTTLEVSASPIHFAAEGGSKEITVATNAKSWSVTSSKNWCTVSKETSHFTVTAAENKAFTPPVKAIVTVTAEGTAKKVTIEVTQAAAVEPAKAFIKPVTDKVIMNYQGGNNGIGIETNVTGWSYRSDQSWCQLEKISDEGINITVDESWTGNIPRQALVTLYGNEGDSLASITVYQDPLPELDLFSSHGNTNIPLPSYGGTIVVTVMTNVTEFTLGYVGEWLQVNKINDTQFTITSTPNNSTQMRPEQEIIVYASTLTRKLWVYEEEAEEASDNDDYDYNDPTGWD, encoded by the coding sequence ATGCATACACCAACTTTTACACTCTTCATCACGACCCTGATTTTACTTTTATTGCTGGGCTGTGGCAAGGATGAGATCCCCGTCAACGGTGAAAACGGTAACGGAGGTGGGAGCAAGACAACCACCCTGGAGGTATCCGCTTCACCCATCCACTTCGCAGCCGAAGGAGGAAGCAAAGAGATCACAGTCGCCACAAATGCTAAAAGCTGGAGCGTCACATCCAGTAAAAACTGGTGCACGGTCAGCAAGGAGACCTCCCACTTCACGGTAACTGCAGCCGAGAACAAAGCCTTCACACCTCCGGTGAAAGCAATAGTGACCGTCACAGCGGAGGGAACCGCCAAAAAGGTGACCATCGAGGTGACGCAGGCTGCGGCCGTTGAACCGGCGAAAGCTTTCATCAAACCGGTTACCGATAAGGTGATCATGAATTATCAGGGGGGTAATAACGGAATTGGGATTGAAACCAACGTAACCGGCTGGAGCTATCGTTCTGATCAGTCCTGGTGCCAGCTTGAAAAAATTTCGGACGAAGGCATTAACATCACCGTTGATGAAAGTTGGACGGGCAACATTCCCCGACAAGCCTTGGTCACCCTCTATGGGAATGAGGGCGACTCGCTAGCCTCCATCACGGTTTACCAGGATCCTTTGCCGGAGCTCGACCTCTTCTCCTCTCATGGGAACACCAACATACCCCTCCCTTCATACGGCGGCACCATCGTGGTCACGGTGATGACCAACGTGACCGAGTTCACCCTGGGATATGTTGGAGAGTGGTTGCAGGTGAATAAGATCAACGATACGCAGTTCACCATCACCTCAACGCCCAACAACAGCACCCAGATGAGACCGGAGCAGGAGATCATTGTCTATGCCAGCACGCTGACTCGAAAACTATGGGTATACGAAGAAGAGGCGGAAGAGGCTTCCGACAATGATGATTACGATTACAATGACCCCACGGGATGGGATTAA
- a CDS encoding IS1634 family transposase — MHVNVQLRFNSATGQEAPYYRLQESYRDVRGHVHSLIVLNIGFEPCLKPLQVKRIARALTMRFQHRHHGSLFPENKDGLSHEERLFAERYWQRMLAEGGIDRFNQKENQSKEESERYIDLDTVEHTDARNIGAEWLCKQTIDRLGLEDFLRGQGWNENAIHAALSHLIVRTVYSPSEWATHRVMKENSAACELYSGTPDWTPGINALYQMPDRLYGIKDKLERHLCQRTDNLFNIDNRIVLFDLTNFYFEGRKAGSRKARFGRSKEKRNDCRLLVLALCINREGFIRYSSILAGNTSDPKSLPGMIDKLAVKTSVTSKKTLVVIDAGISTEENLQGIKEKGYNYLCVSRTRLKDYSLSKDHRTVTVHDTRKQEITLREVQTRPEEDYYLEITSPSKAMTEASMNRQWKERFEGEMEKINEAITRKGGTKRYEKVVERVGRAIERYPSIARHYQITYLCNERKPAEMQKVNWTIKDITAIDKNTGVYFLRTNVRTFGEQTTWEYYNLIREIECTNRQLKTDLNLRPIYHQKDERSDAHLFFGLLSYWIVNTIRFQLKQSGENAYWTEIVRRMSTQKLVTTEAVNALGEKVELRQCSRPTKQAERIYSILKMKQAPFKKIKICRSQSPPRGSS, encoded by the coding sequence ATGCACGTGAATGTACAACTACGTTTCAATTCCGCCACGGGACAGGAAGCTCCTTACTATCGACTGCAGGAGTCTTATCGAGATGTGCGCGGACATGTGCATTCCCTGATTGTACTGAATATCGGTTTTGAACCATGTCTGAAGCCTCTCCAGGTCAAACGTATTGCACGTGCCTTGACTATGCGTTTTCAACACCGGCATCATGGATCTCTTTTCCCGGAAAATAAGGATGGACTTTCTCACGAAGAGCGCCTCTTTGCCGAACGATACTGGCAACGCATGCTTGCCGAAGGAGGGATCGACCGGTTCAACCAAAAAGAGAACCAATCCAAAGAAGAGTCCGAAAGGTATATAGATTTGGATACAGTAGAACATACCGATGCCCGTAACATCGGCGCGGAATGGCTTTGCAAACAAACCATTGACCGCCTGGGGCTGGAAGATTTTCTAAGAGGCCAGGGCTGGAATGAAAACGCCATTCATGCCGCTCTCTCCCATCTGATTGTCCGAACCGTTTATAGTCCATCGGAATGGGCTACACACCGTGTCATGAAGGAGAATTCCGCTGCTTGCGAACTTTATTCAGGTACTCCGGATTGGACTCCGGGCATCAATGCACTCTACCAAATGCCGGATCGTCTTTATGGGATCAAAGATAAATTGGAACGACATCTTTGCCAAAGGACGGATAACCTGTTCAATATAGATAATCGTATCGTGCTTTTTGACCTGACCAACTTCTATTTTGAAGGCCGTAAAGCAGGAAGTCGCAAAGCGCGTTTCGGACGCAGCAAGGAGAAGCGCAACGACTGTCGATTACTGGTATTGGCCTTGTGCATAAACAGGGAGGGATTTATCCGTTATTCCTCTATTCTTGCAGGCAATACCTCAGACCCCAAATCACTTCCCGGTATGATTGACAAGTTGGCTGTCAAAACCTCCGTCACCAGTAAAAAGACCTTGGTTGTAATCGATGCAGGCATCTCCACCGAAGAGAACCTGCAAGGCATAAAAGAAAAAGGATACAATTATCTTTGCGTATCCCGCACACGGTTAAAAGACTACAGCCTCTCGAAGGATCACCGGACGGTAACCGTACATGACACCAGAAAACAGGAGATTACCTTGCGGGAAGTGCAGACCCGGCCTGAAGAGGATTATTATCTGGAGATCACCTCTCCCTCAAAAGCAATGACGGAAGCCTCCATGAACCGTCAATGGAAAGAACGCTTTGAAGGTGAGATGGAGAAAATCAACGAGGCCATTACAAGGAAAGGAGGTACCAAACGTTACGAAAAAGTAGTTGAACGAGTCGGCAGAGCCATTGAGCGTTATCCCTCCATCGCGCGACATTATCAAATAACGTACCTGTGCAATGAGAGGAAACCAGCTGAAATGCAAAAAGTAAACTGGACGATCAAGGATATTACCGCAATAGACAAAAACACGGGAGTCTATTTCCTGAGAACCAACGTACGGACTTTTGGCGAACAGACGACCTGGGAGTATTATAATTTGATTCGTGAGATAGAATGCACCAACCGGCAGCTAAAAACGGATCTCAATCTACGACCCATCTATCATCAAAAGGATGAACGCAGTGATGCGCATTTATTCTTCGGACTACTTTCTTATTGGATTGTCAATACGATACGCTTTCAACTCAAGCAATCGGGAGAAAACGCTTATTGGACAGAGATTGTTCGCCGCATGTCTACGCAGAAATTGGTGACTACAGAAGCCGTCAATGCCCTGGGTGAGAAGGTGGAACTGAGACAATGCAGTCGGCCGACAAAGCAAGCGGAGAGGATATACTCCATCCTAAAGATGAAACAGGCGCCGTTCAAGAAAATAAAAATATGTAGGTCACAGTCACCGCCAAGGGGATCGTCCTGA
- a CDS encoding DUF262 domain-containing protein: MPDFQRGWVWDDNRIKGILASVAKSFPIGAVMLLENGNESIRFKTKAIEGAPEVNGKKPEMLILDGQQRLTSLYQAIISNKVVKTRNAKGYEINRWYYIDMQKALDPDTDLEEAIFSINENKIITENIGRDVVLDLTTREKEFENMMYPVSLIDEYDTWFPSFFEFWEYDKEKIKFWNEFHRRIILGFNNYSLPVIEMTKENPNPTFTLKIIFDKK, encoded by the coding sequence TTGCCCGACTTTCAACGAGGATGGGTATGGGATGACAATCGCATAAAAGGAATATTAGCTAGTGTCGCGAAGTCATTTCCCATAGGAGCAGTGATGCTGCTTGAAAACGGAAATGAATCCATCCGGTTCAAAACAAAAGCCATTGAGGGCGCCCCTGAGGTAAACGGCAAAAAACCAGAAATGTTGATTCTTGATGGACAGCAACGGCTCACGTCACTTTACCAGGCCATCATATCCAATAAGGTTGTAAAAACAAGAAACGCTAAGGGGTATGAGATAAACAGGTGGTATTATATTGATATGCAGAAAGCGCTGGATCCGGATACTGATCTTGAAGAAGCAATATTTTCAATCAACGAAAATAAAATTATAACTGAGAATATTGGTCGCGATGTAGTTTTAGATCTAACAACCCGAGAGAAGGAATTTGAGAACATGATGTACCCCGTTAGCCTTATAGACGAGTATGATACATGGTTCCCATCTTTTTTCGAATTTTGGGAATATGACAAGGAAAAAATTAAGTTTTGGAATGAATTCCACAGAAGAATTATTCTGGGTTTTAATAATTACTCGCTTCCTGTGATTGAAATGACTAAAGAGAATCCTAACCCAACTTTCACCCTCAAAATTATTTTTGATAAAAAATGA